The genomic stretch AGCTCAAATTTGCGGATATGGAACATTTAGTTATTCGCCCGCTAAATAATGAAGACGCTTCAAAAGCGGTGGAGTTGATACTTCCCATCCAGCAAATTGAATTTAATGTTCCCGTAACCATCGATGATCAGCCCGATCTGCTCGATATTGAAGCCTGTTATCATAGAACAGGCGGCTGTTTCTGGGGGGCATTCAGCGGCGGACAACTGGTAGGTACTATTGCTCTTATTGTAACTCCGGACAACAACGGTGTCATCAGGAAGATGTTTGTAAAAAAGGAATACCGGGGGAAGGAAGCGGGGATAGCGCAACGGCTGTTAAATACGCTGATAAAATACAGTGAGCATAATGGAGTCATTCACCTGTACCTGGGAACTGTAGAGGCGTTGAAAGCCGCCCAGCGATTTTATGAACGTAATGGTTTTGAAAGCATACCTAAGGGTAACTTGCCGAAAAGCTTTCCTTTAATGGCTGTTGATACCTTATTCTATTCCCGGAAGTTATGATCACTCACGTTCAAACAGGCGTAGTTGTCCGGTAAGCTCAAACTCAACAGCATATCTCTCTCGTGATCCTTCAAACGAACGCGGATACCAAAGCAGGCCTTTGCGGGTATTGACCAGGTAAATATGAGTTACATCCGCTGCTCCCTCTATTTCCTGTTTCTTTTTCCTGAAGGTTTTTGCGATACGCGATACTGCACGGAACGCTATCTTGTCAAGCGAAAATAGCCGCTCCTGCCACGGATCTTTGATTGAAGTGACTACTGGCTTGGGTTGTTGCCACTCGCCTTTTTCATAATAATATTCGTCAAGATGTTCTGCATTATGCGGATCCTGGATTTCCAAACGGATGCGGCCATCGTCATAAAAATGAATATCCTCCAATACCCGGATAGCCTCTTTAGGGACTCCCAGTCGCTTTATAAGCGCATATTCGGCACTATCCAGGGTAGCTTCGTTGGTCCAGTCAAAGCTAAAAGCCGGCTGATCCTGTAATGGCACAGCGCTGGTGTTGTTTCCGGCAACACCAGCTTTATCTGCCAGGGTGTCTTCAATTGTATCCTGGAAATTGGTTTTAAACAGCATACCTGCAATAGCCGTACAGATAACGGCCGCCAGCGTTATACGTAAGAGGGCAGATCGCTTCATGATATATTTGTATTGGCAATTAACACTTCTTCTAATTCCACGTGCTGCGGATGGGCAGGAAGATAAAAGATAGGAATCTCTTTAAGCTCCGCAAATTGCCCCATTTCCAATGGCGATACAAGTTTTTTGGTGCTCACCTGGTGCCTATTTCCACGCTCGTCGTTGAAACGCAGCTCTAAACGGATCATATGCGAATCATTGACCGTAGTGCCTGTTTGTTTTAGTGACAATACTTCTGCTATCGTCCTTCTGCCCTTATAGAGCAGGTAGGGGTTTTTACGTATGTTCAATAGCTTGATAAAAACAAAGTAAAGTATAAGTGCCACAAAAAGGGCAATGAGTGGGATCAGCAACAGCGGGTGCGAAGCCGATAAAAAACGCCAGCCATAGCCCCTATTTTCCTGTTGATAGGCATAGCAATAATAACCCACTATGCCAGCGGCAGGCGCCAGTACAATAATCGTCCTTATCAGCACATTTATGACGCTTATCTTATAATCCGAATCCTGTAAAATGCAATAGGGAGTCCGGCGCAACTCCTCGTCTACGAGAAGTTGCGCGTTTGCTCCCCGGGCAAATCTATTACGTTCCGGATACCGGTCTTTCAGTACCAGGCTATCTTCAATCATGGTGCCTGCAAAATTCTTCAGCTTAAAGCTGATAGATAAAACAGGCCATTGACCATCTTTTATTTTCCTTACATTGTTAATGACTATAGGTATCGATCTGCCGTATAGCTGCAGGTAGCGTATGCTCCTTATTTTGGAAAACAAAGAAAATACGCCGGCATAGGCCAATGACACCCAACAAAGCGACCATAGGAAAACAGAAAGGAAGAGATATAATATGGCCCTGTATGGCGAGCTATTTGCCAGCTGATAAGGGCTCTTTAATCCCGTACCATAGTAAATGATACACGGATGTACAAAGATGAAGTAGGCGATAAACAGCCCCCAGAAAATAATGAATCCGTATTTTTTCAAAGCGTATAATTAAGAGCAGCTCCTATTCTGCACCTTTCAGCGTAAAACAAACTCCTGAATACTTTTGTTTATCGCTGCCGATATACGAAGCATCGTAGTTTTTCTTTTCCGGCTCTCCTAATTGTTCCTTCAGGAGTGAGTAGTTCACTTTTTCTACACGACTTTCCCACTCATTGTCAGAGGAGGGTTTTATAGGTTCGAGGTTTTTCATTTCAAATACAACATGCAGTGGCGTGGTCTGTTTGGAGCGCCTTACAAACAGGGTATCTCCTTCTATTTTCTGTATCAGGATCCAGCCTTCAGGCAATCCATCGACACTGTTACCGTCCTTGTCGGTAAAAAACACGACGCCATAACGCTGTCCCTCTTTTACTTGCATTAACTGTGCTTTCATATGTGATTGCTGGTTGCCCAGCTCGTTCATCTTTGCCTTGTTTTTAAAGTGCATAAACACAGCCACAACGGCTATCGCTACGACAGCATAGAGCATGCCTTTCCAAAGCTGAAAATAGGGGATGGTAAATGTTTGCTTAAAGCGATTGATCTCTTGCTTAAGCTCCTCTGAATAATGTTTTGAGCGTACCTTCTGACCGTTTTTGTTGTAAACGCGGGCCACCTTCATGAAGCCGCCACCAAAGGGCAGCCCTATAAACGTTCGGGCAGGAACTACTATTTTAATCTGGTACTGCGAGGGGGTGGGTTCATTGGTAAGTTGGGTTTCTATCCACTTCTCTCCTAAAACATAATCGTAAAGACCGTAAACTAAAAACATATGTTAACAAAATTGGTGTACTTCAATGAATGCTATTCCGATCTTCCCTTTCATTCATACCTTATCTAAGGGACTGCAAAGCCGAACAGGATAGCTTATATTTTGTCATCGGTATACTAATCAATATTTGTTCCATATAAAAAAGTATAAAAAAAGATAGGGCGAAATCAGAGTTTTTTTTATTGCCATCATCTTCCGCCACTATTTATCATTCTGTCTCTGTTGTTATTCTCCTATTGGCTTGTTGGTGCTTATGGCCAGTCTGTTCCAGGTATTGATGGTGGCAATGGACAGCAGTATCTGGGCGATTTGGTTGTCGGTAAATAATTGTTTGGCTTTTGCATATGTTTCGTCACTCAGGCCATGTTGATGGACTAAAGTAACTTCTTCCGTCATCTGGAGAATGACGCGTTCTTCTTCGGTATAAAGTGTTGTTTCCCGCCATGCGTTCAGTAGAAAGATCCGTTGCTGGGTTTCTCCATACTTCAGTGCGTCTTTGGTGTGCATGTCCAGGCAAAATGCACATCCGTTGATCTGTGATGCGCGAATTTTTATCAGCTCTTTCTGGATTTTGGTGAGCGAAGAATGCTGAAGCGTAACTTCCAGGGCATACATCGCTTTATAGGCAGCAGGCTCCAAGGCTGTGATGTCGATACGGTTATTCATAAAATATGTTTTTGCTATGAATGTTAATGTTGTTTATGTTCTTGTGATCACGGGTACAAAGCTAGCAGCCACCTGCAGCAACATTCTTAAGCTGGTTTAAGAAATGCCGTTTATGACGTAAATTGTAAGCCTTGAAAAACTATTCCCATGCCCATACATGTAGCTATCACCCGGAAGGTGCTTCCCGGAAAGGAAGAAGAATTTGAAGTGGCCCTTCGCGACTTTCTGGGACAATCTTTTGCACATGAAGGTGTGCACGGCGCCATGATGATCACCGCCTTAAAAGAAGATGGTAAAAACGAAATAGGGATTCTCAGAACCTTTGCCGATGAAAGGGAGCGTGATGCGTTTTATAATTCAAAACTTTTCAAGGATTGGGATGCTTATGCTTCCACATTAACCGAAGATCCGGTGTATCGTCATCTGACAGGACTTGAGGCATGGTTTCGTACGCCAACACCCCCACCCAGGTGGAAGATGGCTGTAGCTACTTTATGTGGTGTTTTTCCTACCAGCTTATTCCTTTCGTTTACGGTGGGGCCATTGATACAAAAGTTACCGCCGCCGCTGCGTTTGCTGATCATCGCTGGCTGCATGGTGGCGCTATTGACCTGGGTGGTAATGCCGGTAGTTACCAAAGTATTGAGGAGATGGCTGAAACCTGTAAAACCTTAGATCGGATGATATCACCCGCCTTTTATTTGCAGAATCAGGCGGGTAACTATAAAGCAGCTTCGGCGGCGCCTCTCAGGTAAGGCTGCTGCCGAAGCCAGGTGCTTAGTACTTGCGCGCAAACTCTTTTGCAAAGTCTTCGAGCTTTGTCTTTCCGTTTGCCGGGGAGCCTGTTTGCTGAAAGTCGGCCAATATGATACCGTTACGGATGCCTGTACCCATTTCGGTATATAAGCCTGCGATTTCTTCCGGTACACCTGCCTGCGTCATACCTGCTAAAGCCTGCGCGTCGGTAAATTCCACCCAGGGAAGCGTTGGCAATCCTATCGCTTTGCCTAATTCCGCAGCCACTTCTGCCGGCTGACGCATATCGCTTACAATATAACGCACAGTTTTTCCTTCGGGTGATTGCCGGAGTGCATCAGCTGCTGCAGTTGCAATATCTTCCGGATGTGCTAGTGCTAAAGGAGTGGTTGCGGGGAAATTGGCACCCATAATACCCGCGCCTTTGATCAATGGAACATCATTATAGAAATTGGTAAAGAAGTAGCCTGCTCTGAGGAAGGTGACTGATACATTTTCCAGCTCACTATATAATTTTTCAATACGATGGAGTCCTGTGATAGGTCCGGTGCCACCAGGAGCATCTGCGCCAATGCTGCTCAGCATTACTACATGTTTTACGCCGGTTTCGGCAATAGCTGTGGCAAAGGCCCTGCCTGCATCTACTGTGTTGTTAATGATATTGCTGCCGCCCATATTGGGAGGTGTCATCGCAAATACTGCTGCTGCATCATTAAGGGCCTGTTTCAGGAAGCTGGCGTTGCTAACCGAGCCAATGGCCGCCCTGGCGCCCAAAGCCTCAATATCTGCTTTCCTGTCTGAGTTGCTGCTGATCACCGTTACGGTATGTCCTGCAGCTACCAGCTGCTTTGTCAAGGGGCGGCCTATGTTTCCTAAAGAACCTGAAATTGTAATATTCATCGTGTTTGTTTTTATTTCGGAAACAAAGCTACCTTTGTACTTACTTTTATACAAGTACCTACCCCAAAGTAAGTGTCATGGCAGCTATAAAACAGTCATCAACGATACAGGAAAACAAGCAGTACGCGCTTGATCTATGTCCCGTTACCTATGTAATGGAAAAAATAGGCGGCTATTGGAAGCCCATTATTCTCTACCATCTGTCAACCGGCGACAAGCGTTACAGTGAATTGAAAAAAGCCATCCCCGCGATCACGGAGAAAATGCTGATCCAGCATCTGAAGCAGCTGGAGGCTGATAGTCTCGTTATTCGGGAAGCAAAGCCGGTGGTGCCTCCTTTTGTAACATACCGGCTTAGTAAAGCAGGGCAGGGGCTTTCGCCTGTAATTGAAGCGATGGCTAACTGGGCATTCCGCGACAGGGAAGGGGCTTTCAGCGGGGGCGGCTAAAATCAGTTTGCAGTATAGCGGAAAGATGTATTATTGTAAGTGTTCAAACGACAATTATCATGAAGACGCAAAAGCAAAGGATGTTCGATGGAGAGCCTTACGATGCTCATTCCAAAGAAATGGTAGACATCAGGAGGCAAACAAAGAAACTCCTGCACAGGCTGAATGTAACCGAGTACTATTCCGAAAACTCCCAGGCCATATTAAACGAGTTATGTCCTAACTCGGCTAAAAATATTCATTTCGAACCTCCGTTCCATTGTGATTATGGGGATCATATTTATGCCGGCGATAAAGTGTTCATCAATTTCGGAGCAGTCATTCTTGATGGCGCCAAGGTAACTATCGGCGCCCGCACCATGCTGGCTCCCGGTGTACATATTTATACTGCGCAGCACCCGCTTGATGCCGATGAGCGTGACAAGTGGGAAGACTGCAAGCCTGTGACAATAGGTGAGCGTTGCTGGATAGGTGGCCATGTTACTATATGTCCTGGTGTTACAATAGGCGATCGTTGTGTTATTGGCGCCGGTTCGGTAGTAACGAGAGATATACCAGCGGATTCCCTTGCTGTGGGTAATCCTGCACGCGTTATCAGGAAGTTGAACGGTACGAAATAGGGAGCTTTCGAAACTTTTTTCGCAAAAGTTAAAGTAAAGCTTGGCTTGTATCATACAAACTCCTACTTTTGCACCCCATCCACTACAAATGGATGGCGAGGCTCGGGAGGTAGTTCAGCCCGGTAGAATACCTGGTTTGGGACCAGGGGGTCGCAGGTTCGAATCCTGTCCTCCCGACGAAAGAGGCTTCATTTTGAAATAAGATGTAGTCACAAAAAGTCGGAAACCCCGCAAACATTGAGTTTGCGGGGTTTTTTCATTTTAGCCCCACATCAATTTATATCATAGTATTTCAATCTGGCGGTGAGTAATTGTGTGAGTAAAAAAACTCGGTAATTTTTACTCATGAAAATTCATTCAAACTTTTGAAGCTCAACTTGTTAGGGCTCTTTATTTTGTTGCGTCCTGACAGGATTTGAACTCGCTTCCTTACGTGGAAAGAGGTGAAAGAATTGGAAAATATTTCAAAACATTTCAATTCAAGTGGTATGAGAACAGACAAGAGTTTTTCTATTGACTTCATTATCCGAAAAGACAAAAAGGATAAAACGGAAGGCTATCTATTTGCCCGTGTGACCGTAGACGGGGAGAACACAGAGATTTCATTGAAAGAGAAAATTAAGGTTGCCGATTGGGATTCTAAAAGCGAAACGGTAAAAGGAAGAGGCCGTGAAGCAAAAAGTATCAACGATTGGATAGACGATGTGCGGTTTAAGCTGAAGGAAAGCAGGAAGGCATTAGAGGTAGGCAGATTCCGTGTTACCTGCAATTGTGTGAAAGATCATTACGAGGGTAAGCATATCAGCCAGAAGCCGCCGGAATCAGGACATACAATGAAAGAGTTGTTTAGGTTTCACGAAAAAATAGAGGGCAATGTGAAAGGCGACGATATGGTGAATAAAATTGGGGAAACTGATGAAGAGGAAATACAGGGTGAGCAAAGGGCAAAATTGAAGGGCGGCACTTTAAAGAATTATGTTACTACTGAAAAGTACGTAGACAATTTTTTACAACACAAATATAAAAAGAAAGATATTGACCTTTTTGAGTTTGATTATCAGGCTGCGTTAGAGTTAGAAAGCTACATTAGGAAATACCCTTTAAAAAAACATGACCCCTGTCTAGGAAACGGGGTTTATAAACACATGGAAAGGGTGATTAAAATGTTTGGGATGGCTGCGGATATGCACTGGATAAAATTCAATCCTTTTGATGCGTATGTGGTAAAAAAGAAAAAGATTGTACGACAGCGTTTAACTGTTGAGTATTTTGTTTTCATTGAGAATAGCACATTTCATATTGACAGACTAAATTTCGTACGGGATTTATTCATTTTTGACTGCTATTTGGGCGTAAGCTACGTAGACCTTATGGCTTTATCCGACTATCACTTTGAAGAGATAGAAGGTTATCTTTTCTGTACCATATATAGGCAAAAAAGTGTGGAGTTGGCAGGGATACCGGTGCCACAGATGGCAAAAAAGATTATGGAGAAATATAGGAATACTTCTGCTGCAAAAGAGCGGGGTAAAATATTTCCATATATAAGCAATAAAGATTTCAACAATAGCTTAAAAATAATCGGTGGTATATTGAATTTGCCACTTGAACTTGATACCCGAAAGGCACGGGCGTTTTTTGCGCGGGAGGTCAATTTGAAAAATGGCGTTCCTTTGGAAACTGTGAGTAAGATGATGGGGCATACAAAAATCAGTACAACGAAAAACATTTATGCAGATGTCGATGAAGAAAAAATTATAGAGGACACCGCTCACGTACAAGATAGGTTTAACAGGAAAAAAGAGAAGTATTTAAAAGTCGTATAAAAGAACATTAATATTTAAGGGCGAATGCCTTTTTTTATCAGACATTAATAGCGGTTTTCAGGAGCTACACTGTAGCTTCGTTTCAAATACATTATATTGCGTAAGTCAGACTTGAGTTAAAATCTCAATGTATTGACATACCCTTAACTTCATTTTTATGGACTTCTTCAATATAACTCCGACAAGTATAATGTCAAATCTAATTAAGGGCATTATTACTGGAGGAAAAATAGTCAAGAGATTTGCTATTGCGGCAGGAGTGTTAGCATTAGCATCTGCAATTATAGCTTATTGTGTAGACAAAAAGGTTCTTCCATATAATTCAATCGTTGTAATCTGGATTCTTGGAGGTGCATCGGCATTGATACTAATTGGTATTTCAAGCTATCAAATGTTAATTGATCAGGAAGAGGCTGCTGTAGAAATTAAGAAAGTCGAAGATAAAATTAAGGAAAGTCCTACGAAGTCATGGGAGCTAGGAAGAATGAAATTAGAAAGTTACCTTAATCGTAATCTTAAACAAGTGCAATCCATTTTCGTATGGACTGTTATTGTGATGTTGTTTGGTTTTGCGGTAATATGGTATGGAATCATAAAGCTGTACCAAGGTGGTGGCTCGGTGGATGCAGCTATGCTTACAACGGTTTCAGGGCTCATTATAGAAGTTATTGGCGGGTCGTTTCTTTTGATTTACAAGTCCACCATGAAACAGGCGAAAGAATATGTTACCGTACTAGAGCGGATTAATGCAGTAGGAATGTCGGTTCAAATATTAGATAGCATTAGTCAAAATGAGTCAAAGCTTCAAGATCAAGCTAGAGCAGAAATAGCGAAGCAGTTGTTAGAGTTGTACGGTGGAATTAAAAAGTAAATTATCATGTCCGATAAAGAATTTAATATAAAGTCCAGCACTATAGAAAAGGGGTTGGAGCTTGCAAAAGACTTTGTAGGAAAATTAATTGGGCCCACTATAGAAGAATTAGGGCTTTTTGTTTCTGATAATATAAAGTATCTAAGATTTAAAAACCAAGTAAAAATACTTTTGAAAGCCAAAAAGTATGTAGAGGACAATAAAATATCAATTAAAGAGGTGCCGATTAAAATTCTCGTGCCTTTACTTGAGAAGGCATCATTAGAAGAAAGTGAAGAGCTACAAGACAAATGGGCAAGTATGCTTGCCAATATGGTAAATTCAGAAAAGAACTTCCAGAATCAAATTTTTCCTTCAATCTTAAGTCAATTATCAATTGAAGAATTTAATGAATTGAATGAGTTATTGAATGCTGAAAAAGATTTCAGGGGCATGGTTGCCAAGTATAACAGGGTAAGAAGGGAGTATAATCTTTCTACTGTCAAACAAATTGAAGAATTAAAAGAAAAAATTTCAGATTTAGAAAGAACAGGGATGTATCTAAACCTTGAAGAATTTGAATGCGCGAATTTGGTGCGCTTAGGATTAATAAAAAAGGTGCCTCCGTCGATTTATATTCCTGAATTTAGGACAGGAGGTCACTATGATTCAGGCGAGCAATGGCACGCCCTAAATGCGGAATATGATGCTGATAATAATGGGTATCGGCTTACAGAATTGGGTGAAAAATTTTTAGAAATGTGTCAACTAAAAACTGCATAATTGATAGTGTCGGGTTTGGTAAATAAGAATACCCTTAACATTTAATGCTGTTGGTTTCTATGCAGTTATCTTCAGGTTTCAAAATCTGGATTTTATACACTACAACATTGCATAACATTCTAGCCAAACCTACTGAGATAATCTGAAAAGCTATCGAATAGGCTGCTAAAACAACATCCCCATTAATAGCATAAAGACCAAGATATTCTGTTGCAATGATTACAACGTGTATCAAAAGCGTTATCCATACACATTTCGGTTTTATTTTCTTAGCTCGCTTATAAACCTTAATAATCAAGAAACCTATTGACAGTACAAATATAAATACAGTAGTTAGCAAGGCTGTTAAAGGAAATATCAGCTTTAGAGGTGGATTGTACAAATGGAAGTAGGCCACTGAAAATAGCCACAATACTAGCCAGCAAAGCGGAAATACAGCACAACCGGTAAAAAGTAATCTTTTACTGCCTATCGTTAGTCTTAAATGCCTCAAAGCTCCCTTATCTAAATATACATCAAGTAACATGGAGTACGATTTGAAGTGATCAAATTTCTAATTGGTTAAGTATGCTGTCAGTAGAAACTGACAGCATACTTAACCAATTATCACGTGTTGGAAGTGGTGCATTGGGTGTTTTGCAATATTTTGCTAAGTTTCAAAAAGTAATCTGTTCCGCCGGTAATCAGGAGGCTTTTCAATGCTGCATAAGTATGGTGGCAAAGCTTTTCAACTCGCCGTTTACAGCTACAGGTAACATAAAGTTGATTGCTGGAAACTTCAATTCCCAAAATATATGTCAGTGTGCCGTAAGTGTTGTAATATTCAGCCCTTTTACCCACCGTGCAAAGCGGAGCCAATACATTTATATGCCACTGTTTGAAATTTAACGTGTATGTATCAATGTGCTTCTTTAGTGAATCGGGATGTAGTTGGCCGTCTCTACCGAGTGGTATGACATAAGCATCATTGGTATTCCGCAAATCGTCTTTGTGAATCTTCATAAATTTTTGATTAGTACAGATTAAAAACTATATCGGGTTTTACTAATTGGCCTTAGAAATGATCAGGCAGTTTTCTTCAATGGATATAGAAATTGTATCGCCAGTGTTGAAACCGGCATTTTGTAACCAGACGCCCGATAGGTTAATCCACGGAACATTTTTATAATAACTGCATCCAATAAATTTGGATGATCTAAAAATGCTTTTAGATGTGACCTTTAAAAACCTGCTGTTGTTGTTGAATGGTATTACTTTGGCAGTCATAAGTAGCGTTTGTTTTTTGGTGAGCAAGCTGATTAAATAGAAGGGCCACTTTTCCTTATTCCTTCGTTAGAAGAGGAAAGGTTATAGGAGCGCTTAAAACAAAAGTCTGTAAGCGGGTTTCATAAATTACTTGTGCAATTTCCATTAGTGTTTTAACACGGCGCATTAATACGTCCACCTTTTCCTGTGGAACTGTAAAATCCTCTTTGTACCGTGAATCAGAATAGCTGTTTTTAAGAATAGTAAATAATTCTCTTTCTTCTGCGGTGTTGCATGGGAATATGCTGGAAGGTTCAGGCGAAAAGTTTTTTATCAACTCCAACAAACGCGATAGGTTATGAGTAGCTGACCTATACCCTGTAAAAGCTCGTAATAGGGCCATGCAGGTGTGTTGCGTGGCTTGATGTAAGCTAAGCATTACCCCACTTGTCCAGCCGCGTTTTAAATTATCTTCTGCTGAATTGTAAAAGCCTTTGGCACCGGTAAAATAATAAGACCAATGTTGTTGAATAGCGTGAATAAGCCCGCGTATCTCTGGCGGGCCTTGCGGCACATAAATAACGCTTGGATTACTGTCATAAAGCATTGCGCCTCTATAATAGGCTGTGGTAAAGAAACGCCAACCATCACTAAGTGATTTGTCGAATGCTGATTCCTTTAAAATCACACTTGTTACGTTCAACTTATACGCGGGAGCTTGTTGTTCAATGGCCTGTATTATTTCGTGATCGGGCCTGTTCTCTTTGTTTTGGGTAACTACAATTAGATCATAAGATACGGTAGAACTGTGCGATACGCTAGTATCGTCAAAGTTGAAAGTTGTCCATTCGTAAGTATTGGAATGGCGTGTACCATAGCACAGAACCTGTACAGGAGCGATTGTTTGGACTATCTTTCCGGTAAACTCCTTTAGCAAGCTTAATTGTTGTTGAGATAGATGCTTGAGTTTTGACATAATGTACGTGTGTTTTTATTTATTAGAAATAGGTCGTATCGGAATTTTGATCATGAAGGTGGTTAACTCGTTTGCACTTTTAGCAGTAATAGTGCCTCCCATAGCCTCGATGTATGTTTTGCTTATATGTAGCCCTAAGCCGTTGCCAGCGTGTCCATTTGTAAGCATAAAATAGGGGGTAAAAAGTTTTGACAGTTGCTCTGCCGGGATAGTATGACCTTTGTTGCTGGTCTGGATAATTACATATTTACCATCCCCATTACATTTAATATTGATGCTGGTATTTCTATAGGCATGCTTCTGTGCATTAATAAGTAGATTCAATAAGATTTGCCCTAATTTAACTTTATCTGCCGTTATTATTAACCCATCTAGCCCTATACAGCAATCTGCTTCAATTCTTGTTGGGAACAAAGGATTGGCCTGAAAGGGCAAAAGGAATGCTGGTAGCCAGTTTACAAAACAGAACGGTTCATTTTGAAGGGTAATGTTTAGAGTGCCTGCGTTCACTTTTACAGTTGAAAGCATATTTTCGATTAAACGGTAAGCATCGTCTATCCCTTCTCTGACAATATTGGCATATAAGGTTTGCTTGTCTGGCCTATCTAAAAATTTACATGCAGAGTGTATAGCGCCAATTTGGTTTTTTACTTCATGAGTAAAAGAGGCTACAAATAATTCCAGTATACGCAGTTTTTCTGTTGCGGACTGTTCAGAAGTGTTCTGCAAGGCGTGTTTGGTAGACGCGTGTGTGGCTTGCATAGAAGTAAATTGATGGTGGCTAATACAATTGTCCGTTAGTGACAAATACAGTAACTGATGCGCGGCAAAAAATGAAAGAGTTGAAAGCAGTAATCACCGCAAAATTGCAGCAATGATTGGCAAAAAAATAGCGTGGGTTAGTTCTTATCCTTTAGAAGGGCTACGACACCCATGCGGAAATAAGAACGCCCACGCGTTTACGTGAGCGATTTACCTTATTCCAGCCGCTGTGAAAGTGTCGTAGTTTTCTAAAGCAGGAATTAAAGCAAACACGCTTTGCAATATTTTATGCGCGCAATTTATTGTTTTATGATGTATTGTCCATAGTTGAATAACTGATTTTAAAGCAATCTAAAGCTTTTTGTGTAACAATACAAATCAAATGTGGCATAGAAAGCTACAAATGTTTCATAAAACGACACATAAGCAACTGTTTATCAACTAATTAAGAATTTTGTCTTTTCTTTATACAGGAAAGAGAATATATGGCTAGAAGGAAAGTTGAAAGAACTGAAATAGCGATAAACAGAATAAAAGGTGCATTAGCAGATAGTGGGAAAACTATAGGCGAATTAGAAA from Filimonas effusa encodes the following:
- a CDS encoding sensor histidine kinase, whose translation is MQATHASTKHALQNTSEQSATEKLRILELFVASFTHEVKNQIGAIHSACKFLDRPDKQTLYANIVREGIDDAYRLIENMLSTVKVNAGTLNITLQNEPFCFVNWLPAFLLPFQANPLFPTRIEADCCIGLDGLIITADKVKLGQILLNLLINAQKHAYRNTSINIKCNGDGKYVIIQTSNKGHTIPAEQLSKLFTPYFMLTNGHAGNGLGLHISKTYIEAMGGTITAKSANELTTFMIKIPIRPISNK
- a CDS encoding HEPN domain-containing protein, whose protein sequence is MSKLKHLSQQQLSLLKEFTGKIVQTIAPVQVLCYGTRHSNTYEWTTFNFDDTSVSHSSTVSYDLIVVTQNKENRPDHEIIQAIEQQAPAYKLNVTSVILKESAFDKSLSDGWRFFTTAYYRGAMLYDSNPSVIYVPQGPPEIRGLIHAIQQHWSYYFTGAKGFYNSAEDNLKRGWTSGVMLSLHQATQHTCMALLRAFTGYRSATHNLSRLLELIKNFSPEPSSIFPCNTAEERELFTILKNSYSDSRYKEDFTVPQEKVDVLMRRVKTLMEIAQVIYETRLQTFVLSAPITFPLLTKE